Sequence from the Drosophila subpulchrella strain 33 F10 #4 breed RU33 chromosome 3R, RU_Dsub_v1.1 Primary Assembly, whole genome shotgun sequence genome:
TCCAATACCGTTTGTTTTAAGCATTAAAAGGAAATACAGATAGTCCACAAAAGGCATGTCTCTGCAAATGAGGCACGTCTTGTAGACCCAGAAGCCGAAACGAAAGGGAGTTCGAAGAGCTGGGCATACCTGGATGTCGGTCCACCTGTCACTTGCATGTATTTTTGCTTCCGCTTTTGCTATTTTTAGACAGTGCCGTCATCTTTTGCTCTAATTAACCTTGCTCATCTTCATTATAATGACTGTTTCTGAGTGTGGGCAGAAAAGTTCCCCGTAACTCTACTTAAATTGCTCAAGTGTTCAATTTCTCACCTCTTTAAAACCGCCGTGTCGTAATATTTTTATGGTTCCTCGACCAGCTTTGATGATTATGTATCTTTGTCGTATTTCCGGGCTTATCGCTGTCGTCCCTTTAAATGGATATGGCTTAGGTGGTCGTTTTCCTTAATGTTTAAGCCTCGCTAGCATTGCGACAGCCATTAGGCAATCATATTAAGTGGTTTATACTGGGGGACTGTGTAGGAGGCGCTTAATTGTACAAGTATGATTATGGCCAAACGGTGGCAACTATTAGTGTTTATGGTGGCGTGCAAATGCCTCCGAGAGTCCTGTGGGAAGTGCTTGTAATTATCTTACTTAAACAAACAAACCAGGCTTTGGATAAGGTCCAAAAAAAAGGTCAGATTTTATAATTAGCCAAAAGTTGATTTATTTTCGGCCGCCTTTGTGGGCGAACGGATTTGGCAATGAATTACCAATCTTCCGCTGATTGGGCCAATTCACCAATTCACGGGGCAAAGAGTTTCAATCTCTGTTAGCCAGTTTGTTCATCAATTCTCGCTTTGAATAATTTATACTCGGCATTTTGGCTCGGCTTGTTTTACCCTCGCCAGTGCTTTTCCATGAATATTTGATGGCACACTCGCCGCCCAGATATTTAAGTTTGTGCAGTCCgctttaattgaaaataaaagcaaataaaaaactcacaaagtaaataaaaacaaaaaaaggcaATTTTGAATGTGACTTTTAAATAGAAATCTGCAAAGCATGAAAAGTTAAATGTCACATGGCCGAATCTCAAATAAGGCAATCCCGTCGATGGATGGATGACTCACATTTATGCAGGCGTTTAATGTTGCGTTCATCTTTTATTAATAGCCACACATGGCCATGATTATGTAGATGCTGATGTGATATGTTAGTCCTGGATCCCAGCTCCACTACCAATTTCCTGCATGTGGCTCTTTTTCTGTCCCGCTTTTCCAGGCGGGGCTTATCCGCCTTCTGTTTACCTGCTCGCTGGTAATTTGTCAAATGTGGATTTTTCCCAGCGTTACTTTGCTGGCTGTTGCGCCTCCGACACAGTGTGGCATTTTCTAAATGACGAGGGTGGCTACAGaagtattttcaaaaataagatacacattttacatataatttccAACTTTAAAAGGCATACAATGCAATGATAAAAGTTGGTATAGGTATATATAAAAGGTATTTCTTAAAGACCCAAACTCTTTATGTTTTCGCTATTACTTCAGAACTTTCTGTGTGTCAAATCTAGAATTTAAATACCAGTAAATGTGTTACCATTAAAGTAAAAGTCATCTTTACTACTGATGTATCTCCCCAAAAAGAAAACCCCCTACTGACTGGGGGTTACAGATGAAAATGATGATGGCAAAGATTCTTTTGAAGGCGGCATGGAGTGGGAAATGGAATGGAAGCTCAGCAGGTGCCTTTAGCCGGGtatcatttatttttactttataCACGCATTTAGCTTTACTTTCATTTGCTTTCTTTGCCAGGCAAATGTAATAAATTTCCTATAAGCATTATCTTTAAATACAGGCCCATTGTGTGACAGAAAAGCCAAAGGGAATGAGACAGGAAGATGGAGGGCTCAACATGACAACGGATTGTGTTGCCATGGTCTTTGATTATTGGCCCTTCAGCTTTGGCCGTTGCGTGTCTTATTTCGACTTAGACCCTTTGAAACTGGATAAATCTCCGCTCGGCGCCAACAAAATCTCAATCCAATTAGGGTTTTAAACGAAACGGGGAAGGGGTGTGGATGGGCCATACTTCATAGTACTCCAATTAACGGCtacaacaattaaaatggccAATTCGACtgctgcaaaaaaaaaaaagaaaataaaccgGAAAAGAGTGCGCTGTAACAAATGGAGCAACTGCAAGTGCAACAGTGGACGCCATTCTAAGCTGACAATGCAATTTTCGCATCAGAGGATTGGTGCTCCAGGGGTTTTCAGAGGGGCGGGCACGAAAGTGTCAAGTCaaatccccatccccatcttTCCCTGCTCTTTTTGCCACATTTGCACTTCTCCATTTGCAGTTGCAATTGCAGTTGACACCCTCCTCTGGATGGTTTTCCCAGCCCCAAGCCACCCCCTTCGCCATTTTCCCCGACAGGCTGCAATTTACATAAGTGCCATGTGCGTAGGTCGTTGTTTTGTCATTTCTTCTTTTGAGGGTGGTGTTTTCACACCATAACTCCCTGACATTGTTGCTATAAAAAATTTGAAGAGCGAAATACTTTGTGAAAATTCTAGAAGGAAAAATATGCAACAATTTGTAGCACAACATGGAAGTAGAGATTACTCTACAAACATTCTATGGATTTTTTCTgtaatttaacaaattatgTTATATCATATTTAAGCTAGAGATTTGTAAAACTCAATGAAAGACattaaattgcattttctcTAGAAATTTACACATTTTTATgcttgcaaaattaaaaatcttattttaTTGAAGGGTTGCCTTTATATCCTCGATTGGAAATGACAACCTGAAGCAGAATTTGCCTAATGGAAACGAATAAAATCGATTGCCGGCGCCAGTAAAGCcaattaattagtttttacTGGCCTTGTTTACCCTCCGGATTTATGATGAAGATGTCTGGGGAATCGAGGTCAGCCTGGGCCATAGAAAATTCACTTCACTCCTTTGTTTCTGCTGATTTCTGGCATTGCGGCATGTCGTATTTCTTGTTCTATGTGTTTGCTGCAGCGTTCGCCCCGaacttttataattaaaacttTTCACGGGAAAAATCTGGCGGCAAGACAAgaaaaaagttgttaaaaaaaagaatggTTAAAAACAGCAGCAGAAAGTCGATATGAATGCGTACCATATAATGAAAGTAGATGGAAATTTATGATTTTCACTTGAGAAAATGAGGATAAGGTACTGAATTCCGCAGGAAGTGTGAGTGAAGCACTTAAAGCGGCCATCTCTCAAGAGAATGTCCAACCACTTATCGGTTTCCTCCTGCTTAGTTATGCAATGCCCAAATGGGAATCCTTGGAGCCATAAATAAAAGCGGAAACTGTTGCCGCCGCTGTCAGGTCAGCAAAACTGCGTAGAAGCCAGGCTCAACCCCTCAGCTCCTCAGTTTCCCAGCTTCCCAGCTTCCCAGCTTCCTGTTAACCAATGACGAGGACATAAATCACAAAAGGGATAGGGATGCCcaggcaaaaaaataaaaggaggGCGAGGAAAGCTTCACTTGGATCCTGGCCAATTGCTAATGATAAGCTCCATGGGCAAGTTCCGAATACCACTGATATGTAATAACTTTGCCTTTGCGTCCATCGAATTGCCTTCCTAATTGGGCTGGCCAACATGGCGTTTGCTCGATATGGCTCGACATATGCTCCTTTAATCTCTTGACCCAGTtgggtaaaaaaaattaatttgccGCCACAATTAAGTGCAGTTGTTGGAGTAAAGCggaaaaaatttaatagcGTTTGCTGCAGTTTTATTCGATTTACGGCAGCGATTTTTTACTGCCGCTCCGATTCCGCATCGCTGAGCACTCGCACTGGCAGTCGCacaacgcggcgtatgcgcaatgccTGTCCACTATTTCGCTGGCCTTGCCCTGTCATAATGAAGCATAAAGCACATGGATCggaagatatatatatataagtggagccaaGCCGCATAGCGATTGAAATCCTTTGCTTGTCATTGCGAGTTTTATTCTATTTCCCCCCTTATAGTTGTGCACGCTTTTTTATTCTCTATGTGGAAATGTGCGCGTGCTGTATGTGCAGCAcgaccatcatcatcatctatATCCTAGATATCCGAGGAACAGTGGGGGCGTGTCCTTCCTCTCATCCCTTCCTTGTACCGCCGCAGGCCGAGCATTCAATATTGCAATATGTGCATGGAATATTTGAGCGAGAAAGGGGggaaaaaagaaaggaagACGACGAGGCCGGGTCTCTAATCGATTGTTGTACTTGGCTGCATAAGACCCTGAAGGCTTAAGTCAAGCTATTTTATCACTATGTGAATATACTTGAGTTTCTGGAAAAATAGAGGTTTCGAAAATATAAGTTTCAAGTATAATATAGACCATCTTACCTTAGCATGGAGGCTTCAAAAAATGTGCTTTGGCTTTCAATAGCTTCGCTTTGAATAAATTAGTATCCTTTaattaacaaataaaattaaaccCAACTCGAACAAATTTAAAACAGACAACACAACAAGAAAACACAAGAACTCTGTGGATCACTTAGGAATTTGATGACAGTCCCTACGAAAAGAATACTAGTTTTATTGTATTGTTCCGCTTGCTCTGGAaggttttttaagaaaatattgaaGAAATTAGACTTCAATGGGCTTCAAACTAGGGACTTACGATATAGTACTCCAAGGGCGCCCGGCAGAGAGGACACGCCTTGGTGGGACTCTGTCTGTAGACCTTGCAAAGACAGTTCTTGCAGAATGTGTGCTTGCACGGGGTCTTCACCTGCCGACGCAGCCTGCCCAGGCACACGGGACAGCTATCGTACATCGCGTTTGTTTTGATTTATCTCCGGTTTTCTAGGGGAATCCCTGTGTTGTCTCACGCACTGACTCAGAGTGTTCCTAGGTCAAAGTGTGTGGCAAAGCCTACTCAATTGTCATTCTGGTCATGAAACTGCCTGTCACCTTAGAGGTAGAGAAAACACCGATGTGAACTTTGACATATCGATGTTTAATGAAGTCTTTGAAACATCGATGATTTCTTACCTAAAAATAGAACGGTCAGATTAAGAAAAGTATGATAATTCTTGGAAAGGGACACTAACCTTAAACATAAACTGGGGACCCATATCCCATGGACTTGTCAGCGGAATTTCGGAAACGGATTTGAAAACGTGTGCTTCTAAAAGGCTTTGTTAAGATGACTTCCAACTTAAGATGAATTTGGAAATGAGATACTCTATCCTTCAGATTTTTAAGTTATTCTCAAATCCTTAGGAAACCTCTTGAAAACTCTGTAATAGAACCACAGAACAAATACCAACATTTTCTCATAAATCTAAGGATATTGACAAATCTGATGCCCaaggaataaataaatataataccGGAAAGAAATCAATTAGTTGTCACCCTGTATGTGGGCCTTTATATGTATAAGCACGAGTATGGCTGTCAAGTGGAGGCGCCTGCTTATTGTTCGACATAGTACATTATAGATTTTTATCAGCCCTTATCCAGCGGCACCCACATGCAAGCCCATTGAATATTGTCAAATTAGGGCAAAGATTGATTGTCATTTTGTCAGTCAGtcactcactcactcactcactcactcaATTGCCAAGGACCAAGGACCCCCACTAATGTTTGccgtttttttgttgttgttgttttgcagCGGATGGTTGGGCAGCGCCAAGGGTTGGCTGGGAAACGCCTCGATACCGTCGATGCCAGCTATGCCGTCGATGCCATCGATGCCAGCCATGCCAGCGATGCCGTCGATACCATCGATCCCGGGACTCCGCAAGGCCGGAGGAGCCGAAGGAGCCGAGGGCGCCGAGGGAGCTGCCGCCGGAGAGGGCGGGGTCGCCGCCAGTGGAGCCGTGAGTGGTGGCGAGGATGACGACAAGTCGAGGTATATTAGGTATGGGTGCCAGCTTGACAATGACGGAATTATATACGAAGCAGCCGCTGAAACCAAAAAACCAATGCtaaaaaatttatgaaatgAAGATGAGAAGCGCGTTTGTATTTTAGTTCCTTGTTTCGGTTTTTGGTTAACCTCCTCCGTTTAAGACACCCCCCCCCAAGATTTTTAGCCTTTTGTTTCGAAAAACTTTTTCGGATGCCTTTTGTTTGAAGTCGGTGCCGAAAAGTTTTCCTCCCTCCCAAAAAGGGAATCCAAAAGAATATGAGCTGAGGCTTAAGTTTTCCTTGGTTTTATTTACAATTAGTTTGCCTAACCGAAAGTTGAAGCCTTTTCCACACAATTTACTTAAATACTAACCAATATACACACGAGTTTCTCTTGAACTGTATTAATTAACTATATACTCAATATCAAAGAAATCTCGTTTTCTTACATACATTTAGTTGAGATATTGTTGCGCATTTCCACCTATATATTTATACTATTTATTTAATCTACACGAATTTTCTTGTGCTGGTTAAAGTTTCACTTTTCTCACATATTTATAACTTTTTGTACAAATCAAAATATTATCTCTGTCTCTCTATGAATCTCTTTATCTCCAACCCAATCTGATTTCCCCATCTGTAAAACAATACAACATTTATAAATCGTTTCAACGTTTTTGTATATGCAACTAACTAATTTGAGTAACGACCTGCAATTGGCTAAcatgaaaaaacaaaattttgtcCCTTTACAAGagttggaaaatatttaacattcTATCTTTAGACAGTTTTTTTTCCCTTCcctacaaattaaaaatagacTTTAAGTTGTTTTATTAAGTATAACCTATATATAATGTTGAAATTGGTTTAAGGTGTTATTTTAGATAGTACAAACGGTAAGTTTCTTGCGATTCCAACCTTCAAAATGGACACAATTTGgaaaaagcttaaaattttaaaactgaAATTACCATAACTCATTTCATTCAACTCATGATCAAGTAAAATTTCCTTTTGGCTAGGTCGAACCTCTTAATAGTAATATCTTTCAACACAAAACACATAAACCATACAACATACATTCCCATCTGTATCTATTCtattattttcaaacatttcATTTCTATAAATTTGTCAAACGCGACGCAATCAAAACGAAATATTATAAATCTTAATTTTCTCGACTTTAATAATTGCCCAAAGTATCAGATTCCATCATTATTGAGCGGCCCATCGAACCAGGTCAAGGAAACCGAATTGAAACCCACAAAACTATCTGGAAAACCAATTCATTTGGCTACTTACAGTAGATATAAAAAACCAAGCTCAACCCTAATTGTTGTCGGTAGATGTGTATCATTGTCCTAATTTGGATCTTTATATCAGTACCATTATCATTTTCTTGTCTCCAAAACAAAGTCATCTCGCTGTTTTGCTGTGTAGCTCTCTTTCTGTGTATTATTTCGGTGTactattttcttttttcattGACTTGTTTTTTTCGTGTAGCAGCTAAAAAGTATCTCCCGACCCGCTAAGTGTTTGTCTTTTTTTGGGAACCGCCTTTAAGGTCCCCAAAATGGAAAAGTGTGAGTCCATGATGATGCTAATTAGTCCTTGCATGACTTTTTAGTGTGCTATCCTCTCCCATTTGGTATTTACTTTCGTTTATATTTATATCACTTTTATTTGTTCCTCTGTAGTATCTGTTTTGGGCATCATTCATCCTGACATTCATATAAGATTCAGTCATTCCATTTGGCATTCACGAATAAAACTAAAAGAATACAATATAAATGAATAGCTGTATACAAAAACATGAATACGTGTAAATAAACATAGGCGTTTTAAAATAATCCAGATAGTaagaataacatttttgtatcGAATCAAGAGATTATAAGGTCCTAACAAAACGTGATACTTTAAGTAaaagaaactttttttagAGAACAAATTAAAGAATAATATTGAGTACTAGATCTACGGATAAGAGAGACAGAAAGAGAAAGTCTTTTAGAATTTCTAAAACTAAAAGCTGCACGCTGTAATGGATGTTAATGCATGACTATTTagtttataatatatatattttattattttttgtttttcgttttaCATACATGTGTATTTTATGTATTTCAAGCATTCTCAGTATGTATTTGAGTAAATATTTACATCTTAATTTGATTTGGCCTGTTGCCTGCTGCATGAATTATTCTTGGAGCTTTAAGCCATAACTATATGACTGCAGAAATGAAATGGAAATTACAAAACTATTCTCCCTCTTTTTTCTACCCCCTCTCGTTTCATCCATAATTGCGTAACTGCAGCGCCACGGAGGGCGCCGATTCGCATCCTGCATCGGGCGGTGGCACGCCCACCGGCGACGAGGGTCAAATCGGACAGGGTAAGGGCGATGAAGTCAAAAGTACGTGTCACACTTTGATTGGTAACCAAATTACAAGAGACAACTTCAAACACATTGTGCTAAATGTCGTATCAATGTCAACTCAAATTGCCAATTCAAAAAGATTGAGATAGAAAGCGGTGACAGGTTACTAACCCCGAGTTACAAGTAGTTTGAAACCCGATCCCCTCTTAACTCAGTCCCCTAGAGAAACGTTTGCTTTGTAGCCCAGTCCGGTTTAGTTTAGTTTCCTTTAGTTGGTAGCAAACCCTTTTGGGTTGATTGTCGTCGGTGGAGTGAAACTAATTGCATACTGATTTAAATGTATCCGACAGTTACCACAAAAGTAACACAGCAGGCCAAACATTTTGGGTCCTTCTTGTCATCGGCCATCAGCAAGGCTGGCAGCAAAATCAAGGAAACAGTCAAGGATAATGTGAGTTCAAGATAGGGCTATCTAAAGTGAGATCGTATTTAATATTCTGGAACATTTACAGACCATTCTCGATTCGTTTAACAAGGAGCAGGAGGCCTTCATCAAGGGCCAGGGCGGCGTGGGCAATGGGGCAGCTCCCTGGATTGGGCATGCCAATGAGGCCAAGATCAAGGAGGAGATCCTGGGCCTGTCGCAGGATCGCCGCAACTTCGTGCGCGCCCCGCCCGCCGGCGTGGACTTTGAGTTTAGCTACGACACCGCCTATCCCACGGCCATAGCCATTATGGCCGAGGACAAGGCGCTCGAGACGATGCGATTCGAGCTGGTGCCCAAGATGTAAATATACTAGAAGTGTTATCAAATCATAAATCCCTTGATATATCAATACAATATCACCCCACAGCATCACTGAGGAGAACTTCTGGCGGAATTACTTCTACCGCGTCTCACTGATCATCCAGGCCGCCGAGTTGGGCACTCTGGGCGCCGATGGCGTGGGCCAGGCCTCCAGCGGCGAAGATGGTAAGTCGGTTGGAGCTCCTCTCCCGCCCGTCGAATGAAAATAAAACTCTGGAAAATATACCTACCTATATAATGCAATGAAATGCAGGATAAACAGACTGTCTCGCTCACCAAACACTCACACTCGTTACTCGCGCGCTCTCCAACAATCTATATCTATTacctgtatctgtatctctgTACCTATATCTATCTGCCTACGAACTCTGTCTATCTTTCCCTAAGTCTAAGtctttcatttttgtttttggttcaCTTTAGCCACACGCGCCTGTTTAACTTATGATTTCCTCTTAGTCCTTTTCACACACGCTAGCTATCCAAAGTTTTCCGTTCTCTCGCTCTatatctctctctctctctctctctattaAACTATCCAACTCTTTACACAAACCTACTACTATCTCTCGAGTCTCGAACTAACTAACTTGGCTAGCGTCTGTACTACACCGCCTAAGAGTATGCTCAAGTCTTAAGTTGTATTTGAAACCCCTTTGATTTGTATCCGTACCTCCACCTGCACTGGCTTGTATCGTCGAGGACTCGAGTCCTGGTTTTCGGTTCTAACTCACTGAatcccccccccccaaaaaaaataacgctCATCTCAATCGCGTCTCGAAGCTCAATTGAATATCGCTCCACGAACGTCGAACGCCTCACCTCAAATCGATTTACTTAGTGTATATTTCCTCTTTTCAGTTtattgattatttcattttttgattttattattattttatgtgAATACCAACACGAAATTACAATGTGAAAACGAACTTGACTATCAAAAACGATCAGCCAACGAAGTGGCCACCAAAGAGAGCACATCCAAGACTGACCCTGAGCCAGCCAAGAGCGATTCGAGCCTGAAGGCCATTGCCGAGCAGCCGAAGGCCGTGATAGAGCCGGAGGCCCAGGAGTCCGTGGTGGCGGCCAAGTCGGAGAAGGCTCGTGCCGGCAAAGAGCTGGGCCAGAAGATCTCCGAATCGGAATTCGTTTCGGATGACTTCCAGGCCTCCAGCGAATCGGACTTGGCTGAGATCCAAGACGGCATGCGCAAACTGGGCATCGATAGCATGACCCAGCAGGCCCTAGCCACGACTGATGGTAAGACTTccttatattattattattttccctcAGTTTGTTACCACTATGTTACTTATTCTTATGTTACCTCTGTTTAAGACTAACATTTTTTGTACATACATTGGCCCCATGAAATTgatcaaattttaaatttcattgGTGTTCTGGTCAACACAATACATTCATTCATACACATGccacataaaaaaaaaaattgaaatacaTGAGAAAACATCACATGTGTATCCTAGTTATATGGCTTAGACAGCGAGCTTCAGCTCTGTTTTCATCTAGAGATCTTAGGGATTTATCAAGACACACTCATTGCCATTTGAACACTATAAAAGTCTCTTGTCTGAATCGCGTGTTTTGTTTTCCCAACATCTCATACTCTATTTTGCAAACAAAGCCACacatgaatatatataccattttttttttgtgtaccaaacaaacagaacaaacaatctaaaacaaacaaaaatgtgtgtacAAATCAAGTGTAAAAACCGAACAATTCTCTTTTTTCTCCTCTGCTCTGTTTCTTTCTTTTGTGTAAATTACATTTTGTATGAAAATCGTTTTTACTTATTATATGACGACCAACTCAAGCTCTGGCATTTAATTACTAAAGCGAATCTATCAATTGAAGTACTATTAAACCAATAAACGAAATcacataataaataaatatagaagTAAAGCAACTAATGGATAACAAGagtattataaattatataacacgtataaatatatatcctGGATAAAATCGAACTCGACTCAAAAGTTTCGTTTGCCATTTAGcaagttaaaaaaataaaatatatatatagatgtaTGTATCATATGGCGTATAATTTGATTTCAAGTATCCAATAACAGTTTAAGAAAGAGTTAAAGCCACAAACCAAATTTC
This genomic interval carries:
- the LOC119562947 gene encoding synapse-associated protein of 47 kDa isoform X14 gives rise to the protein MFSGLTNQFTSLVGAVKGGAGDEDVPAPTGEAAAAAPAAASTSLEATASSAVDPEAAAAVGGEGLEGEEAGKSGWLGSAKGWLGNASIPSMPAMPSMPSMPAMPAMPSIPSIPGLRKAGGAEGAEGAEGAAAGEGGVAASGAVSGGEDDDKSRYISATEGADSHPASGGGTPTGDEGQIGQVTTKVTQQAKHFGSFLSSAISKAGSKIKETVKDNTILDSFNKEQEAFIKGQGGVGNGAAPWIGHANEAKIKEEILGLSQDRRNFVRAPPAGVDFEFSYDTAYPTAIAIMAEDKALETMRFELVPKIITEENFWRNYFYRVSLIIQAAELGTLGADGVGQASSGEDANEVATKESTSKTDPEPAKSDSSLKAIAEQPKAVIEPEAQESVVAAKSEKARAGKELGQKISESEFVSDDFQASSESDLAEIQDGMRKLGIDSMTQQALATTDDGYYSVTVRIPKRITVCENLCLSYIPRD
- the LOC119562947 gene encoding synapse-associated protein of 47 kDa isoform X3: MFSGLTNQFTSLVGAVKGGAGDEDVPAPTGEAAAAAPAAASTSLEATASSAVDPEAAAAVGGEGLEGEEAGKRLPKSASLVDSLVTEATGWLGSAKGWLGNASIPSMPAMPSMPSMPAMPAMPSIPSIPGLRKAGGAEGAEGAEGAAAGEGGVAASGAVSGGEDDDKSRYISATEGADSHPASGGGTPTGDEGQIGQVTTKVTQQAKHFGSFLSSAISKAGSKIKETVKDNTILDSFNKEQEAFIKGQGGVGNGAAPWIGHANEAKIKEEILGLSQDRRNFVRAPPAGVDFEFSYDTAYPTAIAIMAEDKALETMRFELVPKIITEENFWRNYFYRVSLIIQAAELGTLGADGVGQASSGEDANEVATKESTSKTDPEPAKSDSSLKAIAEQPKAVIEPEAQESVVAAKSEKARAGKELGQKISESEFVSDDFQASSESDLAEIQDGMRKLGIDSMTQQALATTDEEQWEKDLEAELKDYEVVDEGGTAGGGRRKKDDTEAEEDEPTISNLRTRSTNNDWEEYADLIEDTDDLKTLKCLKRTMLGYP
- the LOC119562947 gene encoding synapse-associated protein of 47 kDa isoform X6, which produces MFSGLTNQFTSLVGAVKGGAGDEDVPAPTGEAAAAAPAAASTSLEATASSAVDPEAAAAVGGEGLEGEEAGKSGWLGSAKGWLGNASIPSMPAMPSMPSMPAMPAMPSIPSIPGLRKAGGAEGAEGAEGAAAGEGGVAASGAVSGGEDDDKSRYISATEGADSHPASGGGTPTGDEGQIGQGKGDEVKITTKVTQQAKHFGSFLSSAISKAGSKIKETVKDNTILDSFNKEQEAFIKGQGGVGNGAAPWIGHANEAKIKEEILGLSQDRRNFVRAPPAGVDFEFSYDTAYPTAIAIMAEDKALETMRFELVPKIITEENFWRNYFYRVSLIIQAAELGTLGADGVGQASSGEDANEVATKESTSKTDPEPAKSDSSLKAIAEQPKAVIEPEAQESVVAAKSEKARAGKELGQKISESEFVSDDFQASSESDLAEIQDGMRKLGIDSMTQQALATTDEEQWEKDLEAELKDYEVVDEGGTAGGGRRKKDDTEAEEDEPTISNLRTRSTNNDWEEYADLIEDTDDLKTLKCLKRTMLGYP
- the LOC119562947 gene encoding synapse-associated protein of 47 kDa isoform X11, translated to MFSGLTNQFTSLVGAVKGGAGDEDVPAPTGEAAAAAPAAASTSLEATASSAVDPEAAAAVGGEGLEGEEAGKRLPKSASLVDSLVTEATGWLGSAKGWLGNASIPSMPAMPSMPSMPAMPAMPSIPSIPGLRKAGGAEGAEGAEGAAAGEGGVAASGAVSGGEDDDKSRYISATEGADSHPASGGGTPTGDEGQIGQGKGDEVKITTKVTQQAKHFGSFLSSAISKAGSKIKETVKDNTILDSFNKEQEAFIKGQGGVGNGAAPWIGHANEAKIKEEILGLSQDRRNFVRAPPAGVDFEFSYDTAYPTAIAIMAEDKALETMRFELVPKIITEENFWRNYFYRVSLIIQAAELGTLGADGVGQASSGEDALAFNY
- the LOC119562947 gene encoding synapse-associated protein of 47 kDa isoform X13: MFSGLTNQFTSLVGAVKGGAGDEDVPAPTGEAAAAAPAAASTSLEATASSAVDPEAAAAVGGEGLEGEEAGKSGWLGSAKGWLGNASIPSMPAMPSMPSMPAMPAMPSIPSIPGLRKAGGAEGAEGAEGAAAGEGGVAASGAVSGGEDDDKSRYISATEGADSHPASGGGTPTGDEGQIGQVTTKVTQQAKHFGSFLSSAISKAGSKIKETVKDNTILDSFNKEQEAFIKGQGGVGNGAAPWIGHANEAKIKEEILGLSQDRRNFVRAPPAGVDFEFSYDTAYPTAIAIMAEDKALETMRFELVPKIITEENFWRNYFYRVSLIIQAAELGTLGADGVGQASSGEDALAFNY
- the LOC119562947 gene encoding synapse-associated protein of 47 kDa isoform X7, producing the protein MFSGLTNQFTSLVGAVKGGAGDEDVPAPTGEAAAAAPAAASTSLEATASSAVDPEAAAAVGGEGLEGEEAGKSGWLGSAKGWLGNASIPSMPAMPSMPSMPAMPAMPSIPSIPGLRKAGGAEGAEGAEGAAAGEGGVAASGAVSGGEDDDKSRYISATEGADSHPASGGGTPTGDEGQIGQVTTKVTQQAKHFGSFLSSAISKAGSKIKETVKDNTILDSFNKEQEAFIKGQGGVGNGAAPWIGHANEAKIKEEILGLSQDRRNFVRAPPAGVDFEFSYDTAYPTAIAIMAEDKALETMRFELVPKIITEENFWRNYFYRVSLIIQAAELGTLGADGVGQASSGEDANEVATKESTSKTDPEPAKSDSSLKAIAEQPKAVIEPEAQESVVAAKSEKARAGKELGQKISESEFVSDDFQASSESDLAEIQDGMRKLGIDSMTQQALATTDEEQWEKDLEAELKDYEVVDEGGTAGGGRRKKDDTEAEEDEPTISNLRTRSTNNDWEEYADLIEDTDDLKTLKCLKRTMLGYP
- the LOC119562947 gene encoding synapse-associated protein of 47 kDa isoform X9 — protein: MFSGLTNQFTSLVGAVKGGAGDEDVPAPTGEAAAAAPAAASTSLEATASSAVDPEAAAAVGGEGLEGEEAGKSGWLGSAKGWLGNASIPSMPAMPSMPSMPAMPAMPSIPSIPGLRKAGGAEGAEGAEGAAAGEGGVAASGAVSGGEDDDKSRYISATEGADSHPASGGGTPTGDEGQIGQGKGDEVKITTKVTQQAKHFGSFLSSAISKAGSKIKETVKDNTILDSFNKEQEAFIKGQGGVGNGAAPWIGHANEAKIKEEILGLSQDRRNFVRAPPAGVDFEFSYDTAYPTAIAIMAEDKALETMRFELVPKIITEENFWRNYFYRVSLIIQAAELGTLGADGVGQASSGEDANEVATKESTSKTDPEPAKSDSSLKAIAEQPKAVIEPEAQESVVAAKSEKARAGKELGQKISESEFVSDDFQASSESDLAEIQDGMRKLGIDSMTQQALATTDEEQWEKDLEAELKDYEVVDEGGTAGGGRRKKDDTEAEEDEPTISNLRTRSTNNDWEEYADLIEDTDDLK